One window of the Cryptomeria japonica chromosome 7, Sugi_1.0, whole genome shotgun sequence genome contains the following:
- the LOC131054486 gene encoding uncharacterized protein LOC131054486, producing the protein MREPNIQRKKLTPKKPTPKVSDILSPEELINEITQDGNLSNINKCYHTFKDYDKGTIEESIILHLDIYKRVLFEVIDDLPNDLYLRLEAKRMSIMELENKLKVEALLVVHPVNSLQEIDELNAEANRSVFASSHWQKSDKGKNKVGGIPDLTIKNSLPPPAEDTPPVVEEKQVEEQEKEQKIEPIHFDTQQKVEKLTEKEPEHSIAELTVSKAKSKDDSKVEKKVETHSKQKEETLDKEKVNYGSKIAQVSIDKIKEETIRERVNKEKTNLFNKFIKDYTGKLDSLIPELNSTILEFKELYRDVCKPHHLTVEIDDHIKQMQKEIDDIANNVIGSSELTSVLDQEMAVYEEKIENLEKEKARLRLKSWELKNKLGPRLDNLLTHQNGLSKATIPRGRSPEEQMHHLTSTI; encoded by the exons ATGAGAGAGCCCAACATTCAAAgaaagaaacttacaccaaagaaACCGACACCTAAGGTATCAGATATTCTATCCCCAGAAGAACTTATAAATGAAATTACCCAAGATGGAAACCTTAGCAATATCAACAAATGTTATCACACTTTCAAGGATTATGATAAGGGAACAATTGAGGAAAGTATCattctacatcttgatatttacaagAGAGTTTTATTTGAGGTCATTgatgatttgcctaatgatctttatctgagacttgaggcaaaaagaatgtCTATAATGGAGCTTGAGAAtaaattaaaagttgaagcattgttggtggtTCACCCTGTCAATTCCCTGCAAGAGATTGATGAATTGaatgcagaagccaaccggtcagttttTGCTAGTAGTCACTGGCAG AAAAGTGATAAGGGTAAGaacaaagttggtggtattcctgaCTTGACTATCAAGAATAGCCTACCCCCACCGGCTGAAGACACACCACCAGTAGTGGAAGAGAAACAAGTTGAGGAGCAAGAAAAGGAACAG aaaattgaaCCTATACATTTTGACACTCAGCAGAAGGTAGAGAAACTGACAGAGAAAGAACCTGAACATAGTATAGCTGAACTAACAGTCAGTAAGGCAAAAAGTAAGGATGACAGTAAGGTTGAAAAAAAAGTTGAAACACATAGTAAGCAAAAGGAAGAAACATTGGATAAAGAAAAGGTCAATTATGGAAGTAAGATAGCTCAAGTG TCGATTGATAAGATTAAGGAGGAGACAATTAGAGAAAGGGTAAATAAGGAGAAgacaaatttatttaataaatttattaaggACTATACAGGAAAGTTAGATTCCTTAATACCTGaactaaattcaacaattttggagtttaaggaactgtatagagatgTTTGCAAGCCACACCATTTGACTGTTGAGATTGATGATCATATTAAACAAatgcaaaaggaaattgatgatatagcaaaCAACGTGATTGGTTCTTCTGAACTCACTTCAGTTTTAGATCAAGAAATGGCAGTatatgaggagaaaatagaaaatcttgaaaaggagaaagctcGATTAAGGTTAAAATCCtgggagttaaagaacaaacttggtcctagattggacaatctgTTGACACACCAGAATGGACTATCTAAGGCTACTATTCCAAGAGGAAGATCACcggaggaacaaatgcatcatctaACCAGCACGATTTGA